In one window of Nocardia brasiliensis DNA:
- a CDS encoding ABC transporter permease — protein sequence MAEPSAAAGTWFTPYAAVLRSRIRAQRSYRLSFASEVFGAFLIGLVEFAEVWVIFHNVRVLGGLDLNAALLLFGFGQSTFALAQVLFGHLDTLPTLIRMGQLDAYHLRPQPLLLQLVTSDISLRRFARAAVAIVVLGFGLLRNDIDWGPATLALIVVTLVSGVALFGGIFVCAAGLQFYLIDGAELTNSFTYGGSFAAVQPAAVFPTPLRLLFGFAIPVSFTAYLPTVALLGLPGPPLLPAWLAWFVPLAVLWVWLLALVLWRFGTRHYQGGGG from the coding sequence GTGGCTGAGCCGAGCGCCGCCGCGGGCACCTGGTTCACCCCGTACGCGGCGGTGCTGCGCTCTCGGATCCGCGCGCAGCGGTCCTATCGGTTGTCTTTCGCCAGTGAGGTTTTCGGCGCGTTCCTGATCGGCCTCGTCGAATTCGCCGAGGTGTGGGTGATCTTCCACAACGTCCGGGTGCTCGGGGGGCTGGATCTGAACGCCGCGCTGCTGCTCTTCGGCTTCGGGCAATCGACCTTCGCCCTGGCGCAGGTCCTGTTCGGTCATCTGGACACGCTGCCGACACTGATTCGGATGGGCCAGCTCGACGCCTACCATCTGCGCCCGCAGCCGCTGCTGCTGCAACTGGTCACGAGCGATATCTCGCTGCGCCGCTTCGCCCGGGCGGCGGTCGCGATCGTGGTGCTCGGCTTCGGGTTGTTGCGCAACGATATCGATTGGGGCCCAGCGACTCTCGCCCTGATCGTAGTCACGTTGGTGAGCGGCGTCGCGCTGTTCGGCGGGATCTTCGTGTGCGCGGCGGGATTACAGTTCTATCTGATCGACGGAGCCGAACTCACCAACAGTTTCACCTATGGCGGTTCGTTCGCCGCGGTCCAACCGGCCGCGGTCTTTCCGACACCGCTGCGGCTGCTGTTCGGCTTCGCGATTCCGGTGTCGTTCACGGCCTACCTGCCAACCGTCGCGCTGCTCGGGCTGCCCGGCCCGCCGCTGCTGCCCGCCTGGCTGGCGTGGTTCGTCCCGCTCGCGGTGTTGTGGGTGTGGCTGCTGGCACTGGTGCTCTGGCGCTTCGGTACCCGGCACTACCAAGGAGGGGGCGGCTGA
- a CDS encoding ABC transporter permease, with the protein MHGSVEGDGQVAATGHPWRVIAVYAQLARAGFRRQSQYKLAMFAGLFTNCVFGFVRAAVMLAAVRAAGDFGGYTEGSIGAYVWLSQGLLGALQFMGPPLDLSDRVRNGDIAIDFLRPVDIQLGYLAGDIGRAACTILPRGVPSVLIGVLTFGLAMPTTPGPYLLGTVSVLLAVALSFLCLFVVALIGFWVVETRGIRVVYQICGTFLAGLFVPVHMFPLWLRTIAQATPFPSILQAPIDVLSGRTTGSAAVGVLAVQVFWVLLVGLAGRLLLAAGRRKLEVQGG; encoded by the coding sequence GTGCACGGCAGTGTGGAGGGGGACGGGCAAGTCGCTGCGACCGGGCACCCTTGGCGGGTCATCGCGGTATACGCGCAGTTGGCGCGGGCCGGATTTCGGCGGCAGTCCCAGTACAAGTTGGCGATGTTCGCCGGACTGTTCACCAATTGCGTGTTCGGATTCGTGCGGGCGGCGGTAATGCTGGCCGCGGTGCGGGCGGCGGGCGACTTCGGCGGCTACACCGAGGGTTCCATCGGCGCCTACGTCTGGTTGTCGCAGGGGCTGCTCGGCGCGCTGCAGTTCATGGGGCCGCCGCTCGACCTGTCGGATCGAGTGCGCAACGGCGACATCGCGATCGATTTCCTGCGTCCGGTCGACATCCAGCTCGGCTATCTGGCCGGCGATATCGGGCGCGCGGCGTGCACGATCCTGCCGCGCGGGGTGCCGAGCGTGTTGATCGGCGTACTGACCTTCGGTCTGGCGATGCCGACCACCCCGGGCCCCTACCTGCTGGGGACCGTGAGTGTGCTGCTCGCCGTTGCCCTCTCGTTCCTCTGCCTGTTCGTGGTCGCGCTGATCGGTTTCTGGGTGGTCGAGACCCGCGGCATCCGGGTGGTGTACCAGATCTGCGGCACGTTTCTGGCCGGGCTCTTCGTGCCGGTGCACATGTTCCCGCTCTGGCTGCGCACGATCGCGCAGGCGACGCCGTTTCCGTCCATCCTGCAAGCCCCGATCGACGTGTTGTCCGGCCGGACGACCGGCTCGGCTGCGGTGGGTGTGCTCGCGGTGCAGGTGTTCTGGGTGCTGCTGGTCGGCCTGGCCGGGCGGCTGCTGCTGGCCGCGGGCCGACGCAAGCTGGAGGTGCAGGGTGGCTGA
- a CDS encoding respiratory nitrate reductase subunit gamma, translating to MQKASRQMMSMLWIMLPYSAFLSFVLGHVWRYRHDRFSWFGTREEADAGQRFGSTALRVGIGVLAAARVTELLASGPHGHPDGALYVVLAVVEISALVTASIGAVLLFVPDIIGGSTRPIISPLDRITFPLMVSALLSWVAIKFDPNSTDGGYRTAETLFVWFRSLFTLHPQPDVMVDAPLIYQGRGLILMLFIAIWPYTRLAGVMADPLCRALLRIKKAEPAAEAPRMLAAG from the coding sequence ATGCAGAAGGCGAGTCGGCAGATGATGTCGATGCTGTGGATCATGCTCCCCTACAGTGCGTTTCTGTCGTTCGTCCTCGGTCACGTCTGGCGCTATCGGCACGATCGGTTCAGTTGGTTCGGCACTCGCGAGGAGGCCGACGCCGGTCAGCGGTTCGGCTCGACCGCCCTGCGCGTCGGCATCGGCGTGCTGGCTGCGGCGCGCGTGACCGAACTGCTCGCCTCGGGGCCGCACGGCCATCCCGACGGTGCGCTCTATGTCGTTCTCGCCGTCGTCGAGATCAGCGCGCTGGTCACCGCGTCGATCGGCGCGGTGCTGCTGTTCGTCCCGGACATCATCGGGGGCTCGACCCGGCCGATCATCAGCCCGCTGGACCGCATCACCTTCCCGCTGATGGTGTCCGCGCTGCTGTCCTGGGTGGCGATCAAGTTCGACCCGAACTCCACCGACGGCGGATACCGCACCGCCGAAACGCTTTTCGTCTGGTTCCGGTCGCTGTTCACGCTGCATCCGCAGCCCGATGTCATGGTGGACGCGCCACTGATCTATCAGGGCCGCGGCCTGATCCTCATGCTGTTCATCGCGATCTGGCCCTACACCCGGTTGGCCGGTGTCATGGCCGATCCGCTCTGCCGCGCGCTGCTGCGGATCAAGAAGGCCGAGCCTGCGGCCGAGGCGCCGCGGATGCTCGCGGCGGGATAG
- a CDS encoding purine-cytosine permease family protein gives MAQDERSDATGPIERRTIEVIPDAERHGTPRSQFTLWFGANMQITAIVDGALAVVFGADALWAIIGLLLGNILGGIVMALHSAQGPRLGLPQMISSRAQFGVLGAVLPLLLVVVMYLGFAATGTVLAGQAVNKILHIENATVGILVFGALTAVVAVTGYRLIHVVGRIATVVGIVGFGYLAVRLVTEYDVRGYLGAEPFDAATFVLAVSLGAGWQLTFGPYVADYSRYLPRSTSDRTTFWATFAGSVLGSQWSMTFGAIVAAVAGKAFLGNQVGFLGDLAGPFVLGLLIYLVIVVGKLTVNCLNAYGGFMSMLTSVTAFTGQSRTTPLARAAYILGFTVVSMLIAIVASADFLNNFKNFVLTLLMVFTPWSAINLIDYYLISRERIDIPALYDPDGRYGRWNATALACYALGILAQVPFLAQQLYTGPVTELLGGADISWIVGILGTAAIYYPLARRTSNPPDRMIYPPGTVVAAPH, from the coding sequence ATGGCGCAGGACGAGCGAAGCGACGCGACCGGGCCGATCGAGCGCCGCACCATCGAGGTGATCCCCGACGCCGAACGGCACGGCACCCCGCGCAGCCAGTTCACCCTCTGGTTCGGGGCCAACATGCAGATCACCGCGATCGTCGACGGCGCGCTGGCCGTGGTGTTCGGCGCGGACGCGCTGTGGGCGATCATCGGACTGCTGCTCGGCAACATCCTCGGCGGCATCGTGATGGCACTGCACTCGGCGCAGGGACCGCGTCTCGGGTTGCCGCAGATGATCTCCAGCCGAGCACAATTCGGCGTCCTCGGGGCCGTGCTGCCGCTGCTGCTCGTCGTCGTCATGTACCTCGGGTTCGCCGCGACCGGCACGGTGCTGGCAGGCCAGGCGGTGAACAAGATCCTGCACATCGAGAACGCGACGGTCGGCATCCTGGTCTTCGGCGCGCTCACCGCTGTGGTCGCGGTGACCGGATATCGGCTCATCCATGTGGTCGGCCGGATCGCTACCGTGGTCGGCATCGTGGGTTTCGGGTACCTGGCGGTCCGGCTGGTCACCGAATACGACGTGCGCGGCTATCTCGGGGCCGAGCCCTTCGACGCGGCCACCTTCGTGCTCGCCGTCTCGCTCGGCGCGGGCTGGCAGCTCACCTTCGGGCCCTACGTCGCGGACTATTCGCGCTACCTGCCCCGCTCGACCAGTGATCGCACCACCTTCTGGGCGACCTTCGCGGGCAGCGTGCTCGGCTCACAGTGGTCGATGACCTTCGGCGCGATCGTCGCGGCGGTGGCGGGAAAGGCCTTCCTGGGCAACCAGGTCGGCTTCCTCGGTGACCTGGCGGGCCCGTTCGTGCTCGGGTTGCTGATCTATCTGGTGATCGTGGTGGGCAAGCTGACGGTCAACTGCCTCAACGCCTATGGCGGTTTCATGTCGATGCTGACCTCGGTGACCGCCTTCACCGGACAGTCGCGCACGACGCCGCTCGCGCGCGCCGCCTACATCCTCGGATTCACGGTGGTCTCGATGCTGATCGCCATCGTGGCCAGTGCCGACTTCCTGAACAACTTCAAGAATTTCGTGCTCACACTGCTGATGGTGTTCACCCCGTGGAGTGCGATCAACCTGATCGACTACTACCTGATCTCCCGCGAGCGGATCGACATTCCGGCGCTCTACGACCCCGACGGGCGCTACGGCCGCTGGAACGCGACCGCGCTCGCCTGTTACGCGCTCGGCATCCTCGCCCAGGTGCCGTTCCTCGCGCAGCAGCTCTACACCGGCCCGGTCACCGAACTGCTCGGCGGGGCCGATATTTCCTGGATCGTGGGCATCCTCGGCACGGCCGCGATCTACTATCCGCTCGCCCGCCGCACCAGCAACCCGCCGGACCGGATGATCTATCCGCCGGGCACGGTGGTCGCCGCCCCGCACTGA
- a CDS encoding putative bifunctional diguanylate cyclase/phosphodiesterase, protein MAWDAGSGSDPGGPHAELAEQWAAALGGGPRDHVVPMSAAESRALLTKLAHEFATAAETAAPTARVAELGARLAESHFVGDEVLGRTLAVLNTYLTETSGVPAGRVADLLGAFATGYLRAFRAWLLAEQESVRTAEIAARRMVEQQLRSSEARLRAVFSQAGIGTGLSDMTGRIIEVNNAFANMLGYRPEEMCRLSVTDLTHPDDGPDMWQKYAGVLAGKYDNVQLEKAYRHRDGGTVWTHINVSLIRDEQGQPQYTLVLVEDVSERRALRERLQYRAHHDQLTGLPNRSRFFDALTAAFADCTRVGLCYVDLDHFKTVNDTYGHAVGDELLAQAAARLSACTTRADQLVARMGGDEFVVLVPHSSGVAEMAAVARTVLHALAQPFYVQEHHLAITASIGVMEERADRSSTGDFLQAADTSMYWAKAAGRSRYAIFDADRGRREHTSAELSAAMPSAIRHGEFFLDYQPIVSLADGRTVAVEALVRWRHPDLGVLSPARFVDLAEDNGHIGALGAVVLERACLDSREWHARYPHTPTISVNVSAAEVADPAWLEHVQQVIAETGIEAGLLQLELTERAFMQTTGRPLRALHTLAEAGVRIAIDDFGTGYSNLAYLGQLPLHVVKLAGPFVQRIRTPDTASPTDLLLLETIIDLTHALGFTVTAECVETRHQAEQLRDLGCDTAQGWHFHYPMPADQVTALLGTTNVPRR, encoded by the coding sequence ATGGCGTGGGATGCCGGGAGTGGTTCAGATCCTGGCGGACCGCACGCCGAACTGGCCGAGCAATGGGCGGCTGCGCTCGGTGGCGGACCGCGCGATCATGTCGTGCCCATGAGCGCGGCCGAATCCAGAGCGCTGCTCACCAAACTGGCCCACGAATTCGCCACCGCGGCCGAGACGGCCGCGCCCACCGCACGGGTCGCTGAGCTGGGCGCCAGGCTGGCCGAATCGCACTTCGTCGGCGACGAGGTGCTCGGCCGCACGCTGGCCGTGCTCAACACCTATCTCACCGAGACCAGCGGCGTGCCCGCCGGGCGGGTGGCCGACCTGCTCGGCGCCTTCGCGACCGGCTACCTGCGCGCATTCCGCGCCTGGCTGCTCGCCGAGCAGGAGAGCGTGCGCACCGCCGAGATCGCCGCGCGCCGGATGGTCGAGCAGCAGTTGCGCTCCAGCGAGGCCCGGCTGCGGGCGGTGTTCTCGCAGGCGGGCATCGGCACCGGGCTCTCCGACATGACCGGCCGCATCATCGAGGTCAACAACGCCTTCGCCAACATGCTCGGCTATCGGCCGGAGGAGATGTGCCGACTGTCGGTGACCGACCTGACCCACCCCGACGACGGCCCCGACATGTGGCAGAAGTACGCCGGGGTGCTCGCGGGCAAATACGACAACGTGCAGCTGGAGAAGGCCTACCGGCACCGTGACGGCGGCACGGTGTGGACCCACATCAACGTCTCGCTCATCCGCGACGAGCAGGGCCAGCCGCAGTACACCCTGGTGCTGGTGGAGGACGTGTCCGAACGCAGGGCGCTGCGCGAGCGGCTGCAGTACCGCGCCCACCACGACCAGCTGACCGGCCTGCCGAACCGGTCCCGCTTCTTCGACGCGCTCACCGCGGCCTTCGCCGACTGCACCAGGGTCGGGCTCTGCTACGTCGATCTCGACCACTTCAAGACCGTCAACGACACCTACGGGCACGCGGTCGGTGACGAGTTGCTGGCCCAGGCCGCGGCCCGGCTCAGCGCCTGCACCACCCGCGCCGATCAGCTCGTCGCGCGCATGGGTGGCGACGAATTCGTGGTGCTGGTCCCGCATTCCAGCGGCGTGGCGGAGATGGCGGCGGTGGCGCGCACGGTGCTGCACGCGCTGGCGCAACCGTTCTACGTGCAGGAGCACCATCTGGCGATCACCGCAAGCATCGGCGTGATGGAGGAGCGTGCCGACCGCTCGTCCACCGGCGACTTTCTGCAGGCCGCCGACACCAGCATGTACTGGGCCAAAGCCGCGGGCCGCAGCCGCTACGCGATCTTCGACGCCGATCGTGGCCGCCGCGAACACACCAGTGCCGAGCTGTCCGCGGCGATGCCGTCGGCGATCCGGCACGGCGAGTTCTTCCTCGACTATCAGCCGATCGTCTCGCTCGCGGACGGGCGAACGGTCGCCGTCGAGGCGCTGGTGCGCTGGCGCCACCCCGACCTCGGCGTGCTCAGCCCGGCCCGCTTCGTCGACCTGGCCGAGGACAACGGCCACATCGGCGCGCTGGGCGCGGTGGTGCTGGAGCGCGCCTGTCTGGACAGCCGGGAATGGCATGCTCGCTACCCGCACACGCCGACCATCAGCGTGAACGTCTCGGCCGCCGAGGTGGCCGACCCGGCCTGGCTCGAGCACGTGCAGCAGGTGATCGCCGAGACCGGCATCGAGGCGGGGCTGCTGCAGCTCGAACTGACCGAGCGCGCGTTCATGCAGACCACCGGCAGACCGCTGCGAGCCCTGCACACACTGGCCGAGGCGGGCGTGCGGATCGCCATCGACGACTTCGGCACCGGCTACTCGAATCTCGCCTACCTCGGGCAGCTGCCACTGCACGTGGTGAAGCTGGCAGGCCCGTTCGTCCAGCGCATCCGCACGCCGGACACCGCGAGCCCGACCGATCTGTTGCTGCTCGAGACGATCATCGACCTCACGCACGCGCTCGGCTTCACCGTCACGGCCGAATGCGTGGAGACCCGCCACCAGGCCGAGCAGCTGCGGGACCTCGGCTGTGACACCGCGCAGGGCTGGCACTTCCACTATCCGATGCCGGCCGACCAGGTGACCGCGCTGCTCGGCACGACGAACGTGCCCCGGCGCTGA
- a CDS encoding SAM-dependent methyltransferase, giving the protein MTRPSWAPEGIDLDRPSASRVYDYFVGGMHNFEIDRTLARQIEAFTPNVAETMRANRDLLRRCVRFLIDEGVTQFLDIGSGIPTVGNVHEVAQARNPSARVVYVDIDPVAVAHSRAILDGNPAAAVVRADIGEPEAILGDPAVAQLIDFEQPVAVLALGVLHFVADDADPAGCVARLRDAVVPGSYLAITHATADGQPEEVLEAQKLSGRTSTEIVLRSQPQIAEFFAGWDLLDPGLVHLPLWRPERPADVGEFPERSGAYGGVARKP; this is encoded by the coding sequence ATGACCAGACCGAGTTGGGCGCCCGAGGGAATCGATCTGGATCGGCCCAGCGCCTCCCGGGTCTATGACTACTTCGTCGGCGGTATGCACAACTTCGAGATCGACCGCACCCTGGCCAGGCAGATCGAGGCGTTCACGCCCAACGTCGCCGAAACCATGCGGGCGAACCGAGATTTGCTGCGCCGCTGCGTCCGGTTCCTGATCGACGAGGGCGTCACCCAATTCCTCGACATCGGCTCCGGCATCCCGACCGTCGGCAACGTGCACGAGGTCGCCCAGGCCAGGAACCCTTCGGCCCGAGTCGTTTACGTCGACATCGACCCGGTCGCGGTGGCACACAGCCGGGCCATTCTGGACGGCAATCCCGCCGCGGCGGTGGTGCGTGCGGACATCGGCGAACCCGAGGCCATCCTCGGCGATCCGGCTGTGGCGCAGCTGATCGATTTCGAGCAGCCGGTGGCGGTGCTCGCGCTGGGCGTGCTGCATTTCGTCGCCGACGACGCCGACCCGGCGGGCTGCGTTGCCCGATTGCGCGACGCGGTCGTGCCGGGCAGCTACCTCGCGATCACCCATGCCACCGCAGACGGCCAGCCCGAGGAGGTGCTCGAGGCGCAGAAGCTGTCCGGGCGCACCTCCACCGAGATCGTGCTGCGCAGTCAGCCGCAGATCGCCGAGTTCTTCGCGGGCTGGGATCTGCTCGATCCCGGCCTCGTGCATTTGCCGCTCTGGCGTCCGGAGCGCCCCGCCGACGTCGGCGAGTTCCCGGAGCGTTCCGGGGCGTACGGCGGTGTCGCCCGCAAGCCCTGA
- a CDS encoding ANTAR domain-containing protein has product MNDGFEERGQPSLGRALPELLAARAVIEQAKGALMLAYGVDAEQAFGMLRRRSQATNVKLRELAAQLIAELPSLDLAPPELRSKVDHLLHGPPRTEQ; this is encoded by the coding sequence ATGAACGATGGATTCGAGGAACGTGGTCAACCGTCCCTCGGACGTGCCCTGCCCGAACTCCTGGCCGCACGGGCGGTGATCGAGCAGGCCAAGGGTGCGTTGATGTTGGCCTACGGCGTCGACGCCGAGCAGGCGTTCGGCATGCTGCGCAGGCGCTCACAGGCGACGAACGTCAAGCTCAGAGAGCTCGCCGCGCAGCTGATCGCCGAGTTGCCGAGCCTCGATCTGGCACCGCCGGAGTTGCGGAGCAAGGTCGACCACCTGCTGCACGGCCCGCCGCGGACCGAGCAATGA
- a CDS encoding SGNH/GDSL hydrolase family protein — MWEHTVRWSAALVAACALAAPAAAQPPDPAYREYVSLGDSFTADVLTTVPPTTEFAPFNCDQSVTNYPRLVAAALAVPTFRDASCGGAKTADMTAPQTVPLGSNPPQLDRLTPTTDLVTLSIGGNDLGLQELIPQCLSPAGLLPGLPDPGSCAARVTANGADPVEARTAAAEAGVTATIDEIRRRAPNARILLVDYLDALPDTGCVPELPATPADAAYLRSKLIRLNTMLARVADRTGVRLVDTFAAGTGHDVCQAPDVRYVEGLLPFSDRNPQLVAFPFHPNAAGAAAQARAVLDAIGHRA, encoded by the coding sequence GTGTGGGAGCACACCGTCCGCTGGTCCGCCGCCCTGGTCGCCGCGTGCGCGCTGGCCGCCCCCGCGGCGGCACAGCCGCCCGATCCCGCCTACCGCGAATATGTCTCCCTCGGTGACTCTTTCACCGCCGACGTGCTCACCACAGTCCCCCCGACCACCGAGTTCGCGCCGTTCAACTGCGATCAGTCGGTCACGAACTATCCGCGCCTGGTCGCGGCCGCGCTCGCCGTGCCGACCTTTCGCGACGCCAGCTGCGGTGGGGCGAAGACCGCGGACATGACCGCGCCGCAAACCGTGCCGCTCGGCAGCAACCCGCCGCAGCTGGATCGCCTCACGCCGACAACCGATCTCGTGACGCTCAGCATCGGCGGCAACGACCTCGGCCTGCAAGAACTCATCCCGCAGTGCCTCTCCCCCGCGGGTCTGCTGCCCGGTCTGCCCGACCCGGGCAGCTGCGCCGCCAGGGTGACCGCGAACGGCGCGGATCCGGTCGAGGCCCGCACGGCCGCCGCCGAAGCCGGGGTCACCGCGACGATCGACGAGATTCGCCGGCGCGCTCCGAACGCGCGCATCCTGCTCGTCGACTACCTGGACGCGCTACCGGATACGGGCTGCGTCCCCGAACTGCCGGCGACCCCGGCCGACGCGGCCTACCTCCGCTCGAAGCTCATCCGGTTGAACACCATGCTCGCCCGCGTCGCCGACCGCACCGGGGTGCGCCTCGTGGACACCTTCGCGGCCGGCACCGGTCACGACGTCTGCCAGGCGCCCGACGTGCGCTATGTCGAAGGGCTGCTGCCCTTCTCGGACCGCAACCCGCAACTGGTCGCGTTTCCGTTCCACCCCAACGCGGCAGGCGCGGCGGCGCAGGCCCGCGCGGTACTCGACGCGATCGGTCATCGCGCGTGA
- a CDS encoding DUF1460 domain-containing protein: protein MLTRVLLVLFTLALGAMTALPSASAAPGATYDDATAHRIDEALAARASAQGKGELIERVSRPFLGTPYVANTLIGSADRAEQLVIDLQRVDCFTYLDYVEALSRSTTRDEFTANLIQTRYTDGVVDYAHRKHFFSDWAHTPRVAATDITGTLSGAAVTVTKRLNAKADGGQYLPGLPVTDRDITYLPSGTVDDAVIGQLRTGDYLGAYADTPGLDVTHVGIFVMTADGPMFRNASSLAANNKVVDSPLAEYVRSVPGLVVFRAQ from the coding sequence ATGCTCACCCGTGTCCTGCTCGTCCTGTTCACACTGGCCCTCGGCGCGATGACCGCGCTGCCCTCGGCATCGGCCGCGCCGGGCGCGACCTACGACGACGCCACCGCGCACCGGATCGACGAGGCGCTGGCGGCACGGGCGAGCGCGCAGGGCAAGGGTGAGTTGATCGAACGGGTGTCGCGTCCGTTCCTCGGCACGCCGTACGTCGCGAACACGCTGATCGGGTCGGCCGATCGCGCCGAGCAACTGGTGATCGACCTGCAGCGAGTGGATTGCTTCACCTATCTCGACTACGTCGAGGCGCTCAGCCGATCCACCACGCGGGATGAGTTCACCGCCAACCTGATCCAGACGCGCTACACCGACGGCGTCGTCGATTACGCGCATCGCAAGCATTTCTTCAGCGATTGGGCGCACACCCCGCGCGTCGCCGCGACCGACATCACCGGCACCCTCAGCGGGGCCGCGGTCACCGTCACCAAGCGACTGAACGCGAAAGCCGATGGCGGACAGTATCTTCCGGGGCTGCCGGTAACCGATCGGGACATCACCTACCTGCCGAGCGGCACCGTCGACGACGCGGTCATCGGTCAGCTCCGCACCGGTGACTATCTCGGCGCCTACGCCGACACACCCGGCCTGGACGTCACCCACGTCGGCATTTTCGTCATGACCGCCGACGGTCCGATGTTCCGCAACGCGTCCTCGCTGGCCGCGAACAACAAGGTGGTGGACTCACCGCTCGCGGAGTACGTCCGGTCGGTGCCGGGCCTTGTGGTATTCCGCGCGCAATAG